The following nucleotide sequence is from bacterium.
CCGGCGCCGCGCGCCAGGTCGGCTACAGAGAGCTGGACGCCGCCTCCACGGAGCGGCTGGTCCGCTATCTCGATCTGCTGATGCTGTGGAACCGGCGGTTCCACCTCACAGGGGACCGTGATCGGGACAGCCTGGTCGACCGCCACGTCGCGGACTCCTTGGCGGTCGCAGCGGAGGTTTCGACCTCCGGACACCTCGTGGACATCGGGTCCGGGGCCGGATTTCCCGGCGTCGTCGTAGCCTGCGCCAGACCCGACGCCCGCGTGAGTCTTCTCGAGTCCCGCCGGCGGCCGGTGAGCTTTCTCGCGGAGGTTGCGCGCACGGTTCCGCTTCCAGGTCTCGATCCGATCCTTGGGCGGGCCGAGGACGCGCCGGATCGTGGGCTGCGGGACGCGGCCACCGTCGCGGTGTCTCGGGCCGTCCGCGCCGATGCCTTTCTTCCGCTCGCCTACCCCCTGGTGGTGCCGGGAGGGATCGCGCTCGTCATGGCAACACCCCACCAGTCGCTGGCGCGTACCAACGCGGTCGGTGTGGCGCTCGGCTTCGCCTTGGAATCGACCCGAGACTACGTGCTGCCGCGCGGGGAGAAGCGGATCCTGGTGCGCTTCCGCAAGCCCGACGCGGCTTCCTGATTCAGCGTCGAGCGCGCAGTTTCCCAGGCAACAGCTCTATGCTACAGCCGCCTCCGGAGCAGCTGTCGATGGGGCGCGTCGTGGCGGTGGTGAATCAGAAGGGCGGCGTAGGGAAGACCACGACGGCCGTGAATCTGGGGGCGGCCCTGGCGATGGAGGGCCTGCGCACGCTGGTGATCGACCTCGATCCTCAGGGAAGCGCAACCACCGGCCTCGGCCTGCATACGGTGGCGCTCCACGGCACCATCTACGAAGTGTTGCTCGGTGGACGCCCCGCCCGTGAGGCCGTCCATCGCACGAGCGTCGAGAAGCTCGACGTGCTGCCGGCGACTCGGGATCTGGTCGGCGCCGAGATCGAGCTCGTCAACCTCCAGGGACGCGAGCAACGCCTCGCCGACGCCCTTGCCCCGATCCGCGACGACTACGACTTCCTCCTGATCGACTGCCCGCCGTCGCTGAGCCTGCTCACCGTGAACGCGCTTCGCGCCGCCGACGGCGTCATCGTGCCGCTCCAGGCCGAGTACTACGCCCTCGAAGGTCTGACGGCCCTCCTCGATACGGTCGGCCGCGTCCGCGACGCCCTCAACGCGACGCTGGCCCTCGATGGCCTCGTCCTCACGATGTTCGACGGCCGCAACAGCCTTGCCCGCCAGGTCCAGCAGGAGGTGCGGACGCACTTCGGCGATCAGGTCTACCGCACCGTCATTCCCCGTAACGTACGTCTCTCCGAATCGCCGAGCCATGGGATGTCGGTCATGAGCTACGATCCCTCGTCCCGGGGAGCAGTGGCCTACCGCGCCCTCGCCGCCGAGGTCGCCGCCCAACGGAACGCCCCACCGATCGCCCGCCAGGCGGCCGGCGGCGCGGAGTAGATCTCAATCATTCTTGGGGGTTTTCATGCGTAAGGCTCTCGGTCGGGGATTGGAGGCGCTGCTGCCGGGCGCGGGGACGGGGGCCCCGGTCCCGGCGACGGAATCGCCGGCGGCGCCCGTCGAGGTGGCGGTGGCGGACATCAGCGCCAACCCGGATCAGCCCCGCAAGCACTTCGACGTCGAAGCGCTGGCGGCCCTGGCGGAGTCGATTCGGCATCACGGTGTCCTCCAGCCGATCGTCGTGCGCCGCGCCGCCCAGGGCTACGAGGTGATCGCCGGCGAGCGCCGCCTGCGGGCGGCGCAGCAGGCTGGCATTCCGCACGTGCCGATCGTGGTTCGGGAGGCGGAGCCGCAGGAGCGGCTCGAGCTCGCCCTGATCGAGAACATTCAGCGCGAGGACCTCACCCCGCTCGAGGAGGCGGAGGCCTACCGGCACCTGATCGACGAGTACGGACTCACGCAGGAGGATCTGGCCCGGCGCGTCGGCAAGAGCCGTCCGGCGGTGGCGAACGCGCTTCGGCTGCTCAGCCTCCCGGAGCCGGTGAAGGCTCAGCTCGAGGCCGGTGACCTGACCGCCGGACATGCCCGGGCGGTGCTTTCGGTGACCGGGGCAGGAGCCCAGGTGGCCTTCGCACACGAGATCGTGAGCCGGGGCATCCCGAAGTCGGAGGCCGAGCGCCTGGCGCAGGTCCGGCGCGGCGACGCGCCGAAGAAGGGCGGCCGCCCGCGCACCGCACAGGTCGCCGCCGATCCGCACTGGCGGGCCTTGTCGGAGGACCTCACCCGCACCCTCGGGACCCGCGTCCGGATGACGCCGAAGGGGCGCGGCGGAACCATCGAGATCGAGTTCTACTCCGACCTCGAGCTCGACCGTCTGCTCGACGTCCTGCGCGCCGGATCCCGGGTCTGAGGGGCGCCGAGTGCGCTCCCACGCTGCGCGCGTGGCCGTTTTGACACTCCGCGCAGCCCGGTGCTAGAAGCGCTCCGTTTCGGGACGGGCGCCTCCTGTGGCCAGGGTTTCCGGAGCACCTTCGGAGCACGTCGATGGCAATCTTCGGGAAGGATCGCGAGCGTAACGATCGGAGCTTCGGACCTCCTCCCGTCCCCGCGACGAGTGGTGGCGAGG
It contains:
- a CDS encoding ParB/RepB/Spo0J family partition protein, which produces MRKALGRGLEALLPGAGTGAPVPATESPAAPVEVAVADISANPDQPRKHFDVEALAALAESIRHHGVLQPIVVRRAAQGYEVIAGERRLRAAQQAGIPHVPIVVREAEPQERLELALIENIQREDLTPLEEAEAYRHLIDEYGLTQEDLARRVGKSRPAVANALRLLSLPEPVKAQLEAGDLTAGHARAVLSVTGAGAQVAFAHEIVSRGIPKSEAERLAQVRRGDAPKKGGRPRTAQVAADPHWRALSEDLTRTLGTRVRMTPKGRGGTIEIEFYSDLELDRLLDVLRAGSRV
- a CDS encoding ParA family protein, giving the protein MGRVVAVVNQKGGVGKTTTAVNLGAALAMEGLRTLVIDLDPQGSATTGLGLHTVALHGTIYEVLLGGRPAREAVHRTSVEKLDVLPATRDLVGAEIELVNLQGREQRLADALAPIRDDYDFLLIDCPPSLSLLTVNALRAADGVIVPLQAEYYALEGLTALLDTVGRVRDALNATLALDGLVLTMFDGRNSLARQVQQEVRTHFGDQVYRTVIPRNVRLSESPSHGMSVMSYDPSSRGAVAYRALAAEVAAQRNAPPIARQAAGGAE
- the rsmG gene encoding 16S rRNA (guanine(527)-N(7))-methyltransferase RsmG codes for the protein MERPESRIAGAARQVGYRELDAASTERLVRYLDLLMLWNRRFHLTGDRDRDSLVDRHVADSLAVAAEVSTSGHLVDIGSGAGFPGVVVACARPDARVSLLESRRRPVSFLAEVARTVPLPGLDPILGRAEDAPDRGLRDAATVAVSRAVRADAFLPLAYPLVVPGGIALVMATPHQSLARTNAVGVALGFALESTRDYVLPRGEKRILVRFRKPDAAS